A part of Astatotilapia calliptera chromosome 15, fAstCal1.2, whole genome shotgun sequence genomic DNA contains:
- the LOC113037357 gene encoding uncharacterized protein LOC113037357 isoform X1, with protein sequence MGKENNTVIVKLEPGFPLNIEAKKQFPRMSTVKSKKRIKKITLDSRSTTDKDGTTCEISGNIMRLCVNLMPVLTLAKETEQEEEDEKEESNTSMSRQETETSSRDPSVSKLVEQKQNAIDLQSGLTSERTTKARLSLTSPFLPPPISEPKPFDQSSGCLTPLPAITVHQQATTSSAKLGAEGFGGSGAVTAQASDIRPWIDNPLFSKSRLAEVQLPDITLSSLNALLQTVTYRLRKKRRGAEEGLWRQDRTDQLLVAFTDQSSVGQQDGKRGSVRAGKDRSPGACRVNRQMSLPPLHPAPKAPLIFLRMVQPNHLTAQTPQ encoded by the exons ATGGGGAAAGAGAACAACACAGTGATAGTAAAACTAGAACCAGGTTTCCCACTAAATATAGAAGCAAAGAAGCAATTTCCCAGGATGAGCACAGTGAAGTCAAAGAAGAGGATAAAGAAGATCACATTGGACAGCAGGTCCACCACAGATAAGGACGGGACTACATGTGAGATATCAGGGAACATAATGAGGCTTTGTGTCAACTTAATGCCGGTTTTAACCTTGGCTAAGGAGactgagcaggaggaggaagacgagaAAGAAGAAAGCAACACCTCCATGAGTCGACAGGAAACAGAAACCAGCAGCAGAGACCCATCTGTCAGCAAACTAGTGGAACAGAAACAAAACGCAATTGACCTCCAGTCAGGATTAACCTCAGAGAGAACAACCAAAGCAAGACTCTCACTGACTTCTCCATTTCTGCCGCCGCCTATAAGCGAACCAAAACCATTTGATCAGAGCTCAGGCTGTCTCACTCCTCTGCCTGCCATCACTGTGCATCAACAAGCAACAACCAGCTCTGCAAAGCTTGGAGCAGAAGGCTTTGGAGGCAGTGGAGCAGTTACAGCGCAGGCTTCAGACATCAGGCCCTGGATAGACAATCCCCTGTTCTCCAAGAGT AGATTGGCTGAGGTTCAGCTTCCTGACATCACCTTGTCCAGCCTGAATGCACTGCTGCAAACTGTCACATACagactgaggaagaagaggagaggggcCGAGGAAGGACTATGGAGACAAGACCGGACTGATCAGCTCCTCGTGGCCTTTACAGATCAGAGCAGTGTCGGGCAGCAGGATGGGAAGCGGGGCAGCGT ACGAGCTGGAAAAGACAGATCACCTGGTGCCTGCAGGGTAAACAGACAGATGAGCCTTCCTCCACTTCATCCTGCACCCAAAGCGCCTCTCATCTTCCTCAGGATGGTGCAGCCAAACCACCTGACTGCTCAGACGCCGCAGTGA
- the LOC113037357 gene encoding uncharacterized protein LOC113037357 isoform X2 — MGKENNTVIVKLEPGFPLNIEAKKQFPRMSTVKSKKRIKKITLDSRSTTDKDGTTCEISGNIMRLCVNLMPVLTLAKETEQEEEDEKEESNTSMSRQETETSSRDPSVSKLVEQKQNAIDLQSGLTSERTTKARLSLTSPFLPPPISEPKPFDQSSGCLTPLPAITVHQQATTSSAKLGAEGFGGSGAVTAQASDIRPWIDNPLFSKSRLAEVQLPDITLSSLNALLQTVTYRLRKKRRGAEEGLWRQDRTDQLLVAFTDQSSVGQQDGKRGSVFKTEGNTRRWAFAQGELDRAVEGQTIV; from the exons ATGGGGAAAGAGAACAACACAGTGATAGTAAAACTAGAACCAGGTTTCCCACTAAATATAGAAGCAAAGAAGCAATTTCCCAGGATGAGCACAGTGAAGTCAAAGAAGAGGATAAAGAAGATCACATTGGACAGCAGGTCCACCACAGATAAGGACGGGACTACATGTGAGATATCAGGGAACATAATGAGGCTTTGTGTCAACTTAATGCCGGTTTTAACCTTGGCTAAGGAGactgagcaggaggaggaagacgagaAAGAAGAAAGCAACACCTCCATGAGTCGACAGGAAACAGAAACCAGCAGCAGAGACCCATCTGTCAGCAAACTAGTGGAACAGAAACAAAACGCAATTGACCTCCAGTCAGGATTAACCTCAGAGAGAACAACCAAAGCAAGACTCTCACTGACTTCTCCATTTCTGCCGCCGCCTATAAGCGAACCAAAACCATTTGATCAGAGCTCAGGCTGTCTCACTCCTCTGCCTGCCATCACTGTGCATCAACAAGCAACAACCAGCTCTGCAAAGCTTGGAGCAGAAGGCTTTGGAGGCAGTGGAGCAGTTACAGCGCAGGCTTCAGACATCAGGCCCTGGATAGACAATCCCCTGTTCTCCAAGAGT AGATTGGCTGAGGTTCAGCTTCCTGACATCACCTTGTCCAGCCTGAATGCACTGCTGCAAACTGTCACATACagactgaggaagaagaggagaggggcCGAGGAAGGACTATGGAGACAAGACCGGACTGATCAGCTCCTCGTGGCCTTTACAGATCAGAGCAGTGTCGGGCAGCAGGATGGGAAGCGGGGCAGCGT TTTCAAGACTGAAGGAAATACCAGGAGATGGGCCTTCGCAcaaggagagctggacagggcaGTAGAAGGGCAGACTATTGTCTGA